A genomic region of Pseudoxanthomonas suwonensis contains the following coding sequences:
- a CDS encoding metal-dependent hydrolase family protein has translation MRILARSMLPTACLLFAACTGDVVTHETAAPQPGTAPAPAPAPTSTASATPQVVLFRNVRVFDGVSGSVSGAQDVLVRGNRIERIATGLETESGAHVIDGGGRVLMPGLIDAHWHSMMAAPSLGAILTGDQRYLTVIAGAESTRTLMRGFTSVRDVGGNSFGLKQAVDEGVLPGPRIYGSGAMISVTSGHGDFRQAANLPRTMGAPGPTDLEGDTAIADSPDEVRMRVREQLMRGAAQIKLTAGGGVSSPHSPLDAITFTPAELRAAVEAANNWGTYVTVHAYTSQAVREAIDAGVKVIEHGSLMDEDTARLIARHGVWLSIQPFPVELGNAFPPGSVERAKFDEVFTGNNHAYDLAKKHGLKTAWGTDVLFSAELAAQQGAILASLTRWYTPAETLVMATGTNGELLQLSGKRNPYPGEVGVVKEGALADLLLVDGDPTVDISLITRPEQSFKVIMKDGVVYKDTLGNP, from the coding sequence ATGCGCATTCTCGCCCGCAGCATGCTGCCGACGGCCTGTCTGCTCTTTGCGGCATGCACCGGTGATGTCGTCACCCACGAAACCGCCGCGCCGCAGCCGGGCACTGCACCGGCGCCGGCTCCTGCGCCCACGTCCACGGCAAGCGCCACGCCGCAGGTGGTGTTGTTCCGCAACGTGCGCGTCTTCGATGGCGTGTCCGGCAGCGTCTCCGGCGCGCAGGACGTGCTGGTCCGCGGCAATCGCATCGAGCGCATCGCCACGGGACTGGAGACCGAATCCGGCGCGCACGTGATCGACGGCGGCGGGCGGGTGCTCATGCCCGGCCTGATCGACGCGCACTGGCACAGCATGATGGCGGCCCCGTCGCTGGGCGCGATACTCACTGGCGACCAGCGCTACCTGACCGTGATCGCCGGCGCGGAATCCACCCGCACCCTGATGCGCGGCTTCACCAGCGTGCGCGACGTGGGCGGCAATTCCTTCGGCCTGAAGCAGGCGGTGGACGAGGGCGTGCTGCCCGGGCCGCGCATCTACGGGTCCGGGGCGATGATCAGCGTGACCAGCGGCCACGGCGACTTCCGCCAGGCCGCCAATCTGCCGCGGACGATGGGCGCGCCGGGCCCCACGGACCTGGAAGGCGACACCGCCATCGCCGACAGCCCCGACGAGGTGCGCATGCGCGTGCGCGAGCAGCTGATGCGCGGCGCCGCGCAGATCAAGCTGACCGCCGGCGGCGGCGTGTCTTCGCCGCACAGCCCGCTGGACGCGATCACCTTCACCCCGGCGGAGCTGCGCGCGGCGGTGGAGGCGGCCAATAATTGGGGCACCTATGTCACCGTGCATGCCTACACGTCCCAGGCCGTCCGCGAGGCGATCGATGCGGGGGTCAAGGTCATCGAGCACGGCAGCCTGATGGACGAGGACACCGCCCGGCTGATCGCGCGCCATGGCGTCTGGCTGAGCATCCAGCCGTTCCCGGTCGAGCTGGGCAATGCGTTCCCGCCGGGCTCGGTGGAGCGGGCCAAGTTCGACGAAGTGTTCACCGGCAACAACCACGCCTACGACCTGGCGAAGAAGCACGGACTCAAGACCGCCTGGGGCACCGACGTGCTGTTCTCCGCCGAGCTGGCTGCCCAGCAGGGCGCGATCCTGGCCAGCCTGACCCGCTGGTACACGCCCGCTGAAACTTTGGTCATGGCCACCGGCACCAACGGCGAGCTGCTGCAGCTGAGCGGCAAGCGCAATCCCTATCCCGGCGAGGTCGGCGTGGTGAAGGAAGGCGCGCTGGCCGACCTGCTGCTGGTCGACGGCGACCCGACCGTGGACATCTCGCTGATCACCCGTCCCGAGCAGAGCTTCAAGGTCATCATGAAGGACGGAGTGGTCTACAAGGACACGCTGGGTAATCCTTGA
- a CDS encoding DcaP family trimeric outer membrane transporter — protein sequence MNKPMLLLLAMLLPLPAAAQAGDDERDAKIARLERTVELLTRRLEVLEAERTAAAAATPGVPDTPAALAPPVAPPPPLPAYRDLATLPEPSPLPDRPSMDEDAEAAARVDNELPPGQEGLEGYLPLGGTRTWLRLSGYAKLDAMYDTDDAGVADLFVTSAIPAGAQDGRGAFNMHARQTRFTIEARRPTNYGWLRFVLQNDFFGSGGSYGYNLRHAYGQLGNTYAGYGFSAFMDLDSGPDTLDFAGAGAMPFGRLASVRQYFPLRNGNHLFVAAEHNRPEVSGPGAVNARTTTPNLVFGVRHEGGTGHVQAAVLLRHLAYSGDAGSDGATGSGATVSGSLGGADAGFLVYGALAGRGIAAYTGDLAGLGLDATVDGDGSLDVLDQWGGWLGYTYPWNHRWRSTLAYGRLHLERNNLLDPGDFRRSDYAAANLVYSPIPSWSWGVELLYGRLQRQDGIDGDVFRLQTSLKYDFIR from the coding sequence ATGAACAAGCCGATGTTGCTGCTGCTGGCGATGCTGCTGCCGCTGCCGGCGGCGGCGCAGGCCGGCGACGACGAGCGCGATGCGAAGATCGCGCGCCTCGAACGGACCGTCGAACTGCTGACCCGGCGCCTCGAGGTGCTGGAAGCCGAGCGGACAGCGGCGGCGGCCGCGACGCCGGGTGTGCCGGATACGCCCGCGGCCTTGGCGCCGCCCGTCGCACCGCCGCCGCCATTACCGGCCTATCGCGACCTGGCGACCTTGCCGGAACCGTCGCCACTGCCAGACCGTCCCAGCATGGACGAGGACGCCGAAGCGGCGGCCCGCGTCGACAACGAGCTGCCCCCGGGCCAGGAAGGCCTGGAGGGTTACTTGCCGCTCGGCGGCACCCGCACCTGGCTGCGGCTGAGCGGCTACGCGAAGCTGGATGCGATGTACGACACCGACGATGCGGGTGTCGCGGACCTGTTCGTCACCTCGGCCATCCCGGCCGGCGCGCAGGACGGGCGCGGCGCGTTCAACATGCATGCGCGGCAGACCCGCTTCACCATCGAGGCGCGCCGGCCGACCAACTACGGCTGGCTGCGCTTCGTGTTGCAGAACGATTTCTTCGGCTCGGGCGGCTCCTATGGGTACAACCTGCGGCATGCCTATGGCCAGCTGGGCAACACCTATGCCGGCTACGGCTTCTCGGCATTCATGGACCTGGATTCGGGACCGGACACGCTGGACTTCGCCGGCGCCGGCGCCATGCCGTTCGGACGCCTGGCCAGCGTGCGCCAGTACTTCCCGCTCAGGAACGGCAACCACCTGTTCGTCGCCGCCGAGCACAACCGGCCGGAGGTCTCCGGTCCCGGCGCGGTGAACGCGCGCACGACCACGCCCAATCTCGTGTTCGGCGTGCGCCACGAGGGCGGTACGGGCCACGTGCAGGCGGCCGTGCTGCTGCGCCACCTGGCCTACAGCGGCGATGCCGGCAGCGACGGCGCCACCGGCAGCGGCGCCACGGTCAGTGGCTCCTTGGGAGGCGCGGACGCCGGCTTCCTGGTCTACGGCGCACTGGCCGGCCGCGGCATCGCCGCCTACACCGGCGACCTGGCCGGCCTGGGCCTGGACGCGACGGTGGATGGCGACGGCTCGCTGGACGTCCTGGACCAGTGGGGCGGCTGGCTGGGCTACACCTATCCGTGGAACCACCGCTGGCGCTCGACGCTGGCGTACGGTCGGCTCCATCTGGAGCGCAACAACCTGCTGGACCCGGGCGATTTCCGCCGCAGCGACTACGCGGCGGCCAACCTGGTCTACTCGCCGATCCCGAGCTGGAGTTGGGGCGTGGAGCTGCTGTACGGCAGGCTGCAGCGGCAGGATGGCATCGATGGCGACGTGTTCCGCCTGCAGACCTCGCTGAAGTACGACTTCATCCGCTGA
- a CDS encoding cytochrome c3 family protein, giving the protein MWARTKRHALGLWRTLRSPSRYYSLGFLTVAGFIAGVLFWGGFNTALEATNTEKFCTSCHEMRDNVFEELKGTIHYTNRSGVRATCPDCHVPHDWTDKIARKMQASKEVWGKLFGTINTREKFLDERLVLATHEWSRLKANDSLECRNCHDFDSMDLTRQSPRAAQIHRLWLGTGERTCIDCHKGIAHQLPNMAGVPQG; this is encoded by the coding sequence ATGTGGGCGCGGACCAAGCGGCATGCGCTGGGACTGTGGCGCACGCTGCGCTCGCCCAGCCGCTACTACAGCCTCGGCTTCCTGACCGTGGCCGGGTTCATCGCCGGGGTGCTGTTCTGGGGCGGCTTCAACACCGCGCTGGAAGCGACCAACACCGAGAAATTCTGCACCAGCTGCCACGAGATGCGCGACAACGTGTTCGAGGAACTGAAGGGCACGATCCACTACACCAACCGCTCCGGCGTGCGCGCCACCTGCCCGGACTGCCACGTGCCGCACGACTGGACCGACAAGATTGCGCGCAAGATGCAGGCCTCCAAGGAGGTGTGGGGCAAGCTCTTCGGCACCATCAACACCCGCGAGAAGTTCCTCGACGAGCGGCTGGTGCTGGCCACCCACGAGTGGTCGCGGCTGAAGGCCAACGACTCGCTGGAGTGCCGCAACTGCCACGACTTCGATTCCATGGACCTGACCCGGCAGAGCCCGCGCGCCGCGCAGATCCACCGGCTGTGGCTGGGTACCGGTGAGCGCACCTGCATCGACTGCCACAAGGGCATCGCCCACCAGCTGCCGAACATGGCCGGGGTGCCGCAGGGGTAG
- a CDS encoding nitrate reductase cytochrome c-type subunit, producing the protein MRNKPLLVAAGLTLVLSVLVFAAGWMFGSLRPRPVPPPTAASVPVDARAIFIPGGSEIDPLRRGVPVDKEGHPPPMARVENTDISRVRNYPMQPPTIPHTIDGYQVDLNSNRCMLCHARANAATFQAPPVSVTHYMDRDDQFLATISPRRYFCNQCHVVQTDAPTLVANGFKDIDTVMALPAPPGGH; encoded by the coding sequence ATGCGCAACAAACCCCTGCTCGTCGCGGCCGGACTGACCCTGGTGCTGTCGGTGCTGGTGTTCGCCGCCGGCTGGATGTTCGGCAGCCTGCGCCCGCGCCCGGTGCCGCCGCCGACCGCCGCGTCGGTGCCGGTGGACGCGCGCGCGATCTTCATCCCCGGCGGCAGCGAGATCGATCCGCTGCGCCGCGGCGTGCCGGTGGACAAGGAAGGCCATCCGCCGCCGATGGCGCGGGTGGAGAACACCGACATCAGTCGGGTGCGCAACTACCCGATGCAGCCACCGACCATCCCGCACACCATCGACGGTTACCAGGTCGACCTCAACAGCAACCGCTGCATGCTCTGCCACGCCCGCGCCAATGCCGCCACCTTCCAGGCGCCGCCGGTCAGCGTGACCCACTACATGGACCGCGACGACCAGTTCCTGGCCACGATCTCGCCGCGCCGCTACTTCTGCAACCAGTGCCACGTGGTCCAGACCGACGCGCCGACCCTGGTGGCCAACGGTTTCAAGGACATCGACACGGTGATGGCGCTGCCGGCGCCTCCGGGAGGGCACTGA
- the napA gene encoding nitrate reductase catalytic subunit NapA encodes MSTTRRDFIRHSAVATAAAAAGLPLPGGGSNVITEGDMTTLKWDKAPCRYCGTGCGVNVAVRDGRVVATHGDVHSEVNRGINCIKGYFLSKVMYGEDRLTKPLLRKKNGAYAKDGDFVPVEWDEAFDVMAEQFRRVLKAKGGDAIGMFGSGQWTIWEGYAANKLMKAGFRSNHIDPNARHCMASAVMGFMRTFGMDEPMGCYDDIEAADAFVLWGSNMAEMHPILWTRVTDRRLSHPHVKVAVMSTFEHRSFELADIPIVFKPQSDLVILNYIANHIIQTGRIDKAFVEQKLNFKRGNQDIGYGLRPEHPLEQAAENADDPGGGEPITFEEFAAFVRPYTLERAVQMSGVERGWLQQLAELYADPKVRVTSFWTMGFNQHTRGVWANNMVYNIHLLTGKISTPGNSPFSLTGQPSACGTAREVGTFSHRLPADTMVANPEHRKHAEEIWKIPHGTINPKPGYHAVQQNRMLRDGKLNAYWVQVNNNMQAAANLMEEGWPGYRNPENFIVVSDAYPTVTCQAADLILPAAMWVEKEGAYGNAERRTQFWHQLVAAPGDAKSDLWQLMEFSKRFTTDECWPAELLAANPEFKGKTLFQVLFANGNVDRYPLSDIAEGYANDESHHFGFYVQKGLFEEYAAFGRGHGHDLAPFDMYHQAHGLRWPVVDGKETRRRYIQGADPYVKDGEGHKFYGFPDNRAVVWALPYEPPAESPDAEYDMWLVTGRVLEHWHSGSMTMRIPELYRSFPAAVVFMHPDDARARGLKRGDEIRVVSRRGEMRSRVETRGRNRMPRGMVFVPWFDAGQLINKVTLDATDPISKQTDFKKCAVKVVVA; translated from the coding sequence ATGAGCACCACACGCCGCGACTTCATCCGGCACAGCGCCGTCGCCACCGCCGCCGCCGCCGCCGGGCTGCCGTTGCCGGGAGGCGGCAGCAACGTCATCACCGAAGGCGACATGACCACGCTGAAGTGGGACAAGGCGCCGTGCCGCTACTGCGGCACCGGCTGCGGGGTCAACGTGGCGGTGCGCGACGGCCGCGTGGTCGCCACCCACGGCGACGTGCATTCGGAGGTCAATCGCGGGATCAACTGCATCAAGGGATATTTCCTGTCCAAGGTGATGTACGGCGAGGACCGCCTGACCAAGCCGCTGCTGCGCAAGAAGAACGGCGCCTACGCCAAGGACGGGGACTTCGTCCCGGTGGAATGGGACGAGGCCTTCGACGTGATGGCCGAGCAGTTCAGGCGCGTGCTCAAGGCCAAGGGCGGCGACGCGATCGGCATGTTCGGCTCGGGCCAGTGGACGATCTGGGAGGGCTACGCGGCCAACAAGCTGATGAAGGCCGGCTTCCGCAGCAACCACATCGACCCCAACGCGCGCCACTGCATGGCCTCGGCGGTGATGGGCTTCATGCGCACCTTCGGCATGGACGAGCCGATGGGCTGCTACGACGACATCGAGGCGGCCGATGCGTTCGTGCTGTGGGGCTCGAACATGGCCGAGATGCACCCGATCCTGTGGACCCGGGTCACCGACCGCCGGTTGTCGCACCCGCACGTCAAGGTCGCGGTGATGTCCACCTTCGAGCACCGCAGCTTCGAACTGGCCGATATCCCGATCGTGTTCAAGCCGCAGAGCGACCTGGTCATCCTCAACTACATCGCCAACCACATCATCCAGACCGGGCGGATCGACAAGGCTTTCGTCGAGCAGAAACTGAACTTCAAGCGCGGCAACCAGGACATCGGCTACGGCCTGCGCCCGGAGCATCCGCTGGAACAGGCCGCCGAGAACGCCGACGATCCGGGCGGCGGCGAGCCGATCACCTTCGAGGAATTCGCCGCCTTCGTCCGGCCCTACACCCTGGAGCGGGCGGTGCAGATGAGCGGGGTGGAGCGCGGCTGGCTGCAGCAGCTGGCCGAACTGTACGCCGACCCGAAGGTGAGGGTCACCTCGTTCTGGACCATGGGCTTCAACCAGCACACCCGCGGGGTGTGGGCCAACAACATGGTCTACAACATCCACCTGCTGACCGGGAAGATATCGACGCCGGGCAACAGCCCGTTCTCGCTGACCGGGCAGCCTTCGGCCTGCGGCACTGCCCGCGAGGTTGGCACCTTCAGCCACCGCCTGCCGGCGGACACGATGGTGGCCAACCCCGAGCACCGCAAGCACGCCGAGGAGATCTGGAAGATCCCGCACGGGACCATCAATCCCAAGCCCGGCTACCACGCGGTGCAGCAGAACCGCATGCTCCGCGACGGCAAGCTCAACGCCTACTGGGTGCAGGTCAACAACAACATGCAGGCCGCGGCCAACCTGATGGAGGAGGGCTGGCCCGGCTACCGCAACCCGGAGAACTTCATCGTCGTCTCCGACGCCTATCCCACGGTCACCTGCCAGGCCGCCGACCTGATCCTGCCGGCGGCGATGTGGGTGGAGAAGGAGGGCGCCTACGGCAACGCGGAACGGCGCACCCAGTTCTGGCACCAGCTGGTCGCCGCGCCCGGCGACGCGAAGTCGGACCTGTGGCAGCTGATGGAATTCTCCAAGCGCTTCACCACCGACGAGTGCTGGCCGGCCGAACTGCTGGCCGCCAACCCGGAGTTCAAGGGCAAGACCCTGTTCCAGGTGCTGTTCGCCAACGGCAATGTGGACCGCTACCCGCTCTCGGACATCGCCGAGGGCTACGCCAACGACGAGTCGCACCATTTCGGCTTCTACGTGCAGAAGGGCCTGTTCGAGGAATACGCCGCCTTCGGCCGCGGCCACGGCCACGACCTGGCGCCGTTCGACATGTACCACCAGGCGCACGGCCTGCGCTGGCCAGTGGTGGACGGCAAGGAGACGCGCCGCCGCTACATCCAGGGCGCCGACCCGTACGTGAAGGACGGCGAGGGCCACAAGTTCTACGGCTTCCCCGACAACCGCGCGGTGGTATGGGCGCTGCCGTACGAGCCGCCGGCGGAGTCGCCCGACGCCGAATACGACATGTGGCTGGTCACCGGCCGGGTGCTGGAACACTGGCATTCCGGCTCGATGACCATGCGCATCCCCGAGCTGTACCGATCGTTCCCGGCGGCGGTGGTGTTCATGCACCCGGACGACGCGCGCGCGCGCGGGCTCAAGCGCGGCGACGAGATCCGGGTAGTGTCGCGACGCGGCGAGATGCGCTCGCGGGTGGAGACGCGCGGGCGCAACCGCATGCCGCGCGGCATGGTCTTCGTGCCCTGGTTCGATGCCGGCCAGCTGATCAACAAGGTCACCCTGGATGCCACCGACCCGATCTCCAAGCAGACCGACTTCAAGAAGTGCGCGGTCAAGGTCGTGGTCGCCTAG